Proteins from one Salaquimonas pukyongi genomic window:
- a CDS encoding aminotransferase class IV — MSNNQSAQGYLSDERNNDVLIYVDGKLVPRSQAVVSVFDSGFVLGDGVWEGLRLKQGRIIQLDAHIDRLFEGAWAIALDVGRSREEIVAAIRQTLDANGMEDGAHIRLMISRGMKSTPNQDPRFVIGKATMVIAAEYKTPKPDAWSKGLSLFTSTFRTSGPDIFDLRLNSHSRLNLIQALIQAINAGADEALMLDPRGFVASCNSTNFFIVRGREIWTSTGSYSFKGLTQQATIDSWQDKGETALEKDFTLAEAYGADEAFITGTLGGITPVTRIDGRTIGSGKPGPVTGEVSETYQKWVMRQETAEM; from the coding sequence ATGAGCAACAATCAAAGCGCCCAAGGCTATCTTTCCGATGAAAGAAACAACGATGTCCTAATTTATGTGGACGGCAAACTGGTGCCCCGCAGCCAGGCCGTGGTTTCGGTCTTCGACAGCGGCTTCGTGTTGGGAGACGGCGTGTGGGAAGGGCTGCGCCTCAAACAGGGGCGCATTATTCAGCTTGATGCCCATATTGATCGCCTGTTCGAGGGTGCGTGGGCCATCGCGCTCGACGTTGGCCGCAGCCGGGAGGAGATTGTTGCCGCCATTCGCCAGACCCTTGATGCCAACGGCATGGAGGATGGCGCCCACATACGCCTGATGATCTCCCGGGGTATGAAGAGCACGCCCAATCAGGACCCGCGGTTTGTAATCGGCAAGGCGACCATGGTCATTGCCGCTGAATACAAAACCCCAAAGCCGGACGCCTGGTCGAAGGGCCTTTCGCTGTTTACTTCGACGTTCCGCACCAGCGGGCCGGACATTTTCGATCTTCGCCTGAACTCCCACAGCCGGCTCAATCTCATTCAGGCGCTGATACAGGCGATCAACGCAGGTGCCGACGAGGCCCTGATGCTCGATCCTCGCGGTTTTGTCGCCAGTTGCAATTCGACGAATTTCTTTATTGTCCGCGGCCGGGAAATCTGGACGTCCACCGGCTCGTACTCGTTCAAGGGGCTGACACAGCAGGCCACCATCGACAGCTGGCAGGACAAAGGCGAAACGGCTCTGGAAAAGGATTTCACCCTGGCTGAAGCCTATGGCGCCGATGAGGCATTCATCACCGGAACGCTGGGCGGAATAACGCCGGTAACGCGCATTGACGGGCGCACCATCGGCAGCGGCAAACCCGGGCCTGTGACCGGAGAGGTGAGCGAAACCTATCAAAAATGGGTCATGCGACAGGAAACGGCGGAGATGTGA